The Filimonas lacunae genomic sequence CTGTCATAGGTCATATGTTGCTGCTGAGCGGCGCGTTGCAGGCTTTTATTGCCTGCACGGGCCATGGTTACCGCCTGGTTCAATGAAATAGTGACCGTGTTTGTGTGGTGTTCTGTTGTGTCCTGTGGCTTGCCGTATACCCAAAGCAGTAGCAGGCCCATGAGGGAAAGTAGCCGTTTTAACGGCTGTTGTATCGTTTTCATAAATAAGTTTATAATGGCGGCATCCGTTGTTGTGGAAAGGGAGGAACTGGGGTATGCGTTGGTTTTGTGCGTCTTTCCATTGACAAAGTTCACACATTTCGCTAAGGCGTAATTATCTTTGTAAGTCAAATATTTATTCAATTCTGCCATGCAATCCAGTAGTTTTCACGATAGTCACCTGGTGGCGGTAGACGCATTTCCGCTAAACGTTTACTGTAATCATGATTATATGGGCAAAACGGACAGTGGTGAGAACCATGTTGCCCGTCATAACCACCTGAAAGGCCAGTTCTTATATACAGAAGGTGGGATTGTGCATGTTACAACAGACGAGCAAAATTATTTTTTACCCGCCCGGCATTATATGTGGATTCCGCCCGGTAGGATCCACAGCATCCGGGCCAATGCCGAACATGTGATGATGCGCAACCTGTATTTTCCGGTTGAAAAAGGCGAAAATGAATTCTACCGTCACATAGGCATTTACCCGGTGAACGACCTGTTGCTGGAGATGTTATTTTTTACAGATAGATGGAATGGGCAGGTTACCGCAGAACAAAAAGCGGCTTACCATTTTGTGTTATCGTTGAAGTATATACTGCCGGAAATAAGTCAATACAGCTTGCCTTTTTCCCTGCCTTATCCTAAAACAGAGCGGTTGCTGGAAGTGGTGCGCTACCTGTATGCGCATATGGATGAAGATATTTTGTTCCCGGATATAGCTAAACGGTTTGGATATAGCGAAAGAACGCTGGCGCGGGTGTTTGTGCAGGAACTGAATATGACCTTTGTGCAGTTTTTTACTTTGCAGCGTATGATGAAAGCCTTGCAGCTGCTATTAGAAGAAAAGCACACTGTTAATGAAACCGCCTATATGGTGGGTTATAACAGTGTGCCTACATTTAGTAATACTTTTCGTAAAATAGTGGGTACACGCCCTTCTGAATATATTGCTATGCAGGGTGTGTTACAGCAAAAAGGGTGAGCCCATACCACCTTGTATAATACCACCGCCTATTACTTCATCTCCTTCATAAAACACAGCGCTCTGGCCTGGTGCAATACTTTTTACGTTTTCGTAAAAGCGAATGCGCAAACCATTGTCACTGGTATACAGGTTGCTTAAAGCGCCCTTGTCTTTATAGCGTATTTTAGTAATGGCTTCCATACCATCGGTAATGCCTTCATACTTGATCCAGTTAATACGACCTACCTGCATTTCACTTCTTTCCAGTTCTTCTTCATCACCTAATACAACAGTGTTGTTATCAGGATTAATGGCGGTTACATATACAGGACGGCCCAAGGCAATATCCAACCCTTTACGCTGACCAATGGTGTAAAAAGGATACCCTTTATGTTGCCCTAAACGCTTACCCTCTTTATCAACAAACCAGCCGCCGGCTACTTTATCTTCCAGCCCGTCTACACGGCGTTTTAAAAAGCCTCTATAGTCATTATCAGGCACAAAGCATATTTCATAGCTTTCGCTTTTCTTAGCCAGTTCGGGATAGCCATAATCCAGCGCCATCTGGCGTATCTCTGTTTTACGATATTTA encodes the following:
- a CDS encoding AraC family transcriptional regulator, which codes for MQSSSFHDSHLVAVDAFPLNVYCNHDYMGKTDSGENHVARHNHLKGQFLYTEGGIVHVTTDEQNYFLPARHYMWIPPGRIHSIRANAEHVMMRNLYFPVEKGENEFYRHIGIYPVNDLLLEMLFFTDRWNGQVTAEQKAAYHFVLSLKYILPEISQYSLPFSLPYPKTERLLEVVRYLYAHMDEDILFPDIAKRFGYSERTLARVFVQELNMTFVQFFTLQRMMKALQLLLEEKHTVNETAYMVGYNSVPTFSNTFRKIVGTRPSEYIAMQGVLQQKG
- the mnmA gene encoding tRNA 2-thiouridine(34) synthase MnmA, with protein sequence MSRKGKVLVAMSGGIDSTVTALMLHHEGYEVVGITMKTWDYATSGGGHKETGCCNIDSFNDARQAAVQHGFPHFILDIRDEFGDFVIENFVEEYLAGRTPNPCVMCNTHIKWKALLKRANALDCEFIATGHYANVLQAENGRYTLSKGLDETKDQSYVLWGLDQELLSRTIMPLGKYRKTEIRQMALDYGYPELAKKSESYEICFVPDNDYRGFLKRRVDGLEDKVAGGWFVDKEGKRLGQHKGYPFYTIGQRKGLDIALGRPVYVTAINPDNNTVVLGDEEELERSEMQVGRINWIKYEGITDGMEAITKIRYKDKGALSNLYTSDNGLRIRFYENVKSIAPGQSAVFYEGDEVIGGGIIQGGMGSPFLL